The genomic stretch GCACATAAGTTGGGTTGGGGAGCCAtatagagaattttttttttgaaattgatTGGGTTGGGGAGCCACCATACACACACACTACAGTGCTTCTTCCCTTTTAAGCAATTTGCTTCCTCCATTACTCATGTTTGCCCAACTAATTGACCCACATTGGTGCTTCCCTAAATTTTTGGGGAAGTTTCTCAATCAACCATAGCATGAGTGGCCATTTAGAGTTTAATGGTgtcaaaacaaaaaataaataaattgagtaTCTATATATttcttccataaaaaatagttttataattttatttctatttgcccatcaaaattagtctcatggagtattaaaaattgaaagttGTTATTAATATCTTACCCATTTTTTTCCAActtttcacattttatttttctatctcatactttactaatttcacATTTAACCTTGCCGACCACCAATAAAACTAATTTTGGATATTTGGTAGGTGAAGGGagaaatattttctaaataacctctttttttattatgatttatttcaacaaaattaattcatttttattttcagatttttttacCATAGCATCATtcatactactagtatttttatatatttctgttatatttataggattaaaatttgtgtcgcaAGTCTCAATTTATGAGGCAGGATGGAGTATTACAAGTAAGATCCGCATATGCATTTAGCAGCAACTATATTAATGATGCCAGTTGTGGTCATTAGTATCTCAAACAACTTTGCagcaaataaaatttgaatcttGGTTATAAATTTCCTCTCATGGTCAGCACTAGTTACACAGAGAGGGCATAAAAATTGGATCTTGACAACTATATTTCGTTTTCCGATCAATTTTTTCGACGACATTTTCATGGTTATGCTTCTTTGGATCTGGGTTTTCTTGGTTTATCCAAAAGCTACTTCCCCTTTTTCACTTTTATATTAGCACCCCATCATCATAAGGCATTTGGTTTATGCTGCTTGTTAATGGATTctttttcaacaaaaaaattaaaaacattacTTTGTTGTGTGTTCTGTAGCTGGCCTCCTCAATTTTTATGATTCTTTCTTTGCTAATATACCTTTTCTCATTTGCTTGATTTCTGTATTTTAGGGGAAAATTTATGGGCTTAAGTGAAGAGAATTGCTTCTGACACACTGATTTAATAGTAGCATTTTGTGTTGGAAATCCAGAGCCATTTTGAGATTTTTGGGTTAGGAATTCACTGCCAGTCAGTTGTAAAAATTGGGAGGAAAGAGTAGAAAGTGACTGTATCTATGAAAGAAAGGGAAATTGTGATTAATATTGAGAACTGTATAGAAAGTATGAATCAAGAAGGTGGGGTTTCTCCCAATTCAGAGGTGTGTGGTATTCCTATGAATGTAGATGCATTAGCCAATGGTGAAAGCTCATTAAGCCCTTTGAGAAGTGCCAGGGATGGTGGTGGTGTTTCTCCCATTTCGGAGGGGAAAACGAGGAAGGAGAGGCGCTCGAAGATGAGTGCCAAGAAGCCTCCTCGGCCTCCCAGAGGTTTGTCGTTGGATGCTGCTGATCAGAAGCTGATCAAGGAGATCTCCGAGCTTCTTATGATGAAACGTGCTAGGATCGAAAGGATCAAGGCGTTGAAGAAGGCGAAAGCAGCAAAAGGGATGTCTTCATCGGCTTCCTCTGCTGGCAACTTTATAGCTATGCTCTTCACACTTCTGTTCTGCATTGTCATCATTTTCCAGGGTAATATTCTTTGTTCATTAGTTTTTAAGGTCTTGTGATGTTTTATCATTCATTTTTGGTATGTTTATAACATTATCCTTGTTTCTTGATAATCACATTGAAATGAAAAGATACAGCCTTTGATTAAACACAGTTTTGAAGTTTGAACATGGTGTTTGATTAGGGTGCCATCCTTGGGGGAATTTTACGAGGAACAGCTCAGCCGTAGGCGACCCTATTTCACCGATGTCGGATGGAGCGACAGAGGGCAACGTTCTTGCCCTTAAGGAAACACAAAATTTGTCTAGCGGTAGTGTGCATATGTCTTATGAAGTTGGATCCCCAAAGTATGTTCTTGCTCCGTTCCCTTATCTAAGTATTACTCGCGTAGAAACAACACCTTAATCGTTTTCACTATTGCTTTTGCAGTCTACTGGTTCGTGGCTCAGATAATAAGGCCGAAGGTGGAAGAGCCATCCATTGATACGACAGTTTCTGGTAAACATCGTGACACTGCACGTACGATCAAAGTTAATCGCGTCTTGCATATTAGTAGTTAATCTTTTGTAGTTCGATGTTTACTTGTTATGCTCTTAATGATAAGTTTTTGTAATTGATTTAGGGCATTGATCGCGTCCAGTCCAACATTGAGATTATACGATGCTAGGTGTGCGCGAGCACATCAGGGTACATAATGCAGTGTGCGCGCTGCTTTACGTGTAGCTAGGTAATATTACCTGGCTAACATCAAGGGAAGGCCAGGGTTGTGTGTTGAGGGATTTTGTCTGATTTCTGGGATAACTGCTTCTGGCATTAAGGAATTCCATGTGCTTAGATCCAGGAAATAAGCTATGTACATTTATGTATGTCTTATACTTTAATTACTGTAATTTGTTACTACTAATAAGATTTCAGCAGTGTTGACTTGCTTTATTTATGATGTCTGACTACTTAGCTTAAGCATATAATTAAAGGCGCATGGGTTGAgagctaaatttaattttgaagatgatgatgttggtgttgCAAATTTGAACACAAATTTAAACGTGTctctacaaaaaaataaaaattgcacgTGATTATAAATGCTACAACTGCTCCTATAATGAATTACAAATTGAGACCTACTTAAGCGGCCCAAAACCACTCAAAACACGAAACTTGGGCCCCCAATTTGCAGCTACTGATTTCTAGTAAAAAAAAGAGGAGTTTTGCCAAATAATAGCTACTATAATTTATGTAATGAATATATaacaaatttattaatatatacaaattaGGTTTTGTTATACGTAAATATATAAGAacctattaaattaaatatacattTTACAAGAGTCTATAGAGATAAAACGTTAAAGTACATAAATTTAAGAATGTGCTTTGCCTGAAATAACCACACAGTTTTAAATGTAGGCAATTACTAGGCATGATGATGAAATCATTAGTGGTTGTGTTTTCcgaaatgcataatatactccaGATATAGAAATGTTAGTTGGGCTTGTAGACATGGGCCAAAAACAATTTTAATTCGTCACCTATGATATATATATGGATCACTAGTTTAGTTCActttacaatacataagaaaaaaaaatataaaaaacacaaattttAAAGTAGGAGTACTAATTAGTTCTCCTTGTAACATAGTAGTAGTAAGTTACTAAATTTCTCTAAATGAATCATATATATCCATAGAGAAAAACGGCCGCACGTGACCAATATTTTGGGTCCATACATAAAACGCCATCACTTGATTCTACAATCCCCAAAAGATAGAAAACAAATACAAATTCAGGAGAAACAATAAAAAATCTTATACCAATACATCTAATTAAatcgatcaacaaacacataaaaattcacttatttattcatttaagtTTATAGCTTAGGAGAGGAATTCCTAATCCCCACCCCAATTttgcacatacacatacatcacTAAAAAGGCAAACATAATATGAATACATCAAAGCAAATTCCTAGTAATACCCCTGGCCACGTCAGCGATATACTTGTTCT from Salvia splendens isolate huo1 chromosome 15, SspV2, whole genome shotgun sequence encodes the following:
- the LOC121767619 gene encoding uncharacterized protein LOC121767619 isoform X1, coding for MKEREIVINIENCIESMNQEGGVSPNSEVCGIPMNVDALANGESSLSPLRSARDGGGVSPISEGKTRKERRSKMSAKKPPRPPRGLSLDAADQKLIKEISELLMMKRARIERIKALKKAKAAKGMSSSASSAGNFIAMLFTLLFCIVIIFQGCHPWGNFTRNSSAVGDPISPMSDGATEGNVLALKETQNLSSGSVHMSYEVGSPNLLVRGSDNKAEGGRAIH
- the LOC121767619 gene encoding uncharacterized protein LOC121767619 isoform X2, with amino-acid sequence MSAKKPPRPPRGLSLDAADQKLIKEISELLMMKRARIERIKALKKAKAAKGMSSSASSAGNFIAMLFTLLFCIVIIFQGCHPWGNFTRNSSAVGDPISPMSDGATEGNVLALKETQNLSSGSVHMSYEVGSPNLLVRGSDNKAEGGRAIH